The Flavobacterium commune genome contains the following window.
CCGAAAGTTGGATAGCTGATAATGTTGTTTTATTCAGTTTTTTTGCCCAATACGGAATAAGAGTGGTATGTGCTGAACCGGTTACCGGATCTTCATTAATACCGGATTGAGGTGCAAAAAATCGAGAAACAAAATCGGAGTTGTTTCCCTTGGCGGTAACAATAATTCCACGCACCGGGAGTTTTGAAAGCTTAATGAAATTGGGATTTAAGTTCAGTATTTCTTCTTCAGTATTAAAAACGAGCATGTAGTCGGTTTTTCCCTTATAAGCCAGTTGAGGTTTACTGTCAAAGGCATCACAGATTTCATTTGTCAAAGGAATTGGTTCAAATTCATCAACGGGAAAGTTTAACGAAAGTAAATCGCCTTCCTTGGTTACTGTCAAATCTCCGCTTCTGGGTGAGTGAAATGTAATAATCGAATCGTTATGATTTTCATAATTGAATAAAACAAAAGCTGCCGCCAGAGTTGCGTGTCCGCAAAGGTCAACTTCAGTTTGAGGAGTAAACCATCTGATATCATATTTATCGCCATTTTTTACATAAAAAGCAGTTTCAGCCAGATTGT
Protein-coding sequences here:
- a CDS encoding PhzF family phenazine biosynthesis protein, which translates into the protein MKIYQIDAFTKSVFSGNPAAVCPLEEWLSDKIMQKIAAENNLAETAFYVKNGDKYDIRWFTPQTEVDLCGHATLAAAFVLFNYENHNDSIITFHSPRSGDLTVTKEGDLLSLNFPVDEFEPIPLTNEICDAFDSKPQLAYKGKTDYMLVFNTEEEILNLNPNFIKLSKLPVRGIIVTAKGNNSDFVSRFFAPQSGINEDPVTGSAHTTLIPYWAKKLNKTTLSAIQLSERKGYLDCELLENRVRISGYAMCYLIGEYFL